Proteins co-encoded in one Ananas comosus cultivar F153 linkage group 15, ASM154086v1, whole genome shotgun sequence genomic window:
- the LOC109721377 gene encoding 1,2-dihydroxy-3-keto-5-methylthiopentene dioxygenase 2, with product MEHEFQEGKEEVIQAWYMDDSDEDQRLPHHREPKEFIPLDKLAELGLLSWRLDADKYETDENLKKIREARGYSYVDICDVCPEKLPNYEAKLKSFFEEHLHTDEEIRYCLEGSGYFDVRDQDDRWIRVAVKKGGMIVLPAGIYHRFTLDTNNYIKAMRLFVGEPIWTPYNRPHDHLPARKEYLDALTKKEGAKQAVEAL from the exons atggagcaCGAGTTTCAG GAAGGCAAGGAGGAGGTTATCCAAGCCTGGTATATGGACGATAGTGATGAGGACCAAAGACTTCCTCATCATCGCGAGCCCAAGGAATTTATTCCCTTGGACAAACTTGCAG AGCTAGGATTACTTAGCTGGCGTCTGGATGCTGACAAATATGAGACTGATGAGAACCTTAAAAAAATTCGTGAAGCCAGGGGTTATTCTTACGTG GACATTTGTGATGTGTGCCCTGAGAAGTTGCCAAACTATGAGGCCAAGTTGAAGAGCTTCTTTGAAGAGCACCTGCACACTGATGAAGAAATACGTTATTGTCTCGAGGGAAGTG GATATTTTGATGTGAGGGACCAGGATGATAGATGGATTCGTGTAGCAGTGAAGAAAGGGGGCATGATCGTCTTGCCTGCAGGAATTTACCATCGTTTTACATTGGATACAAACAACTACATTAAG GCAATGCGGCTCTTCGTGGGTGAGCCCATTTGGACTCCTTATAATCGTCCCCACGACCATCTCCCGGCTAG GAAGGAGTATCTTGATGCACTGACCAAGAAGGAAGGTGCAAAGCAGGCTGTGGAAGCTCTTTAA
- the LOC109721379 gene encoding 1,2-dihydroxy-3-keto-5-methylthiopentene dioxygenase 1-like: protein MALEAWVMEESDEDQRLPHQKNPNQVVPLTELEEIGVLYWHLDPKKQESGEELEKIRETRGYSYMDYLELCPGKVDNYEEKLKNFYREHIHADEEIRYCLEGSGYFDVRGKDDRWIRIWIKEGDMIVLPAGIYHRFTLDTSNYVKLMRLFVGEPVWTAYNRPQEDHPARQGYVKNLLNNSGVALEAH from the exons ATGGCTCTCGAG GCTTGGGTGATGGAGGAGAGTGATGAGGACCAGAGGCTCCCTCACCAGAAGAACCCTAATCAGGTTGTGCCCCTCACCGAGCTCgaag AAATCGGGGTTTTGTATTGGCATTTGGATCCTAAGAAACAAGAAAGTGGTGAAGAACTGGAGAAAATTCGAGAGACTAGAGGATACAGCTACATG GATTATTTGGAGTTATGCCCTGGGAAGGTTGACAACTATGAGGAGAAGCTGAAGAACTTCTACCGAGAGCACATCCACGCTGATGAAGAAATCCGCTACTGCTTGGAAGGTAGTGGATACTTTGACGTCCGCGGCAAAGATGACCGTTGGATCCGGATTTGGATAAAAGAGGGGGATATGATTGTATTGCCTGCTGGGATCTATCATCGGTTCACGCTGGACACTTCAAACTATGTGAAG TTGATGAGGCTGTTCGTGGGAGAACCTGTTTGGACCGCTTACAATCGACCTCAGGAAGATCATCCTGCGAGGCAAGGCTATGTTAAGAATCTACTAAACAACTCCGGAGTTGCTCTTGAAGCCCATTAA
- the LOC109721051 gene encoding protein indeterminate-domain 12-like — MFASAALSNSTSMSEEGSASSETRAHDFNSLISFLTPTSPSQHLQQSQAKGKKKRSQPGNPDPDAEVVALSPKTLIATNRFVCEICNKGFQRDQNLQLHRRGHNLPWKLRQRSSKEGVRKRVYVCPEPSCVHHHPSRALGDLTGIKKHFSRKHGEKKWKCDKCSKRYAVHSDWKAHVKTCGTREYRCDCGTLFSRKDSFVTHKAFCDALAEESAKLLTTSSSSTTTTITTNPLILDHPFFPFSSLDPTIFTNPNPNPNLNYNPHPPPLLRPYAFHLATTEAAAAAAPPHLSATSLLQRASAVGPIITGAASCHVGCADFDAGGLATWHAGDRLTRDFLGVVAGEEAPGGVRDLLPLTCLDLVTAPHYCAQVGDHTCTNPVSETWGNC, encoded by the exons ATGTTCGCATCAGCTGCTTTGTCCAACTCCACCTCCATGTCTGAAGAAGGAAGCGCTTCTTCTGAGACCAGAGCCCATGACTTCAACAGCTTGATATCGTTCTTGACACCCACTTCTCCTTCCCAGCACCTTCAACAGTCACAAGcaaaggggaagaagaaaagaagccaACCAGGAAACCCAG ATCCAGATGCTGAAGTAGTAGCTCTCTCTCCAAAGACGCTTATCGCCACAAACAGGTTTGTGTGCGAGATCTGCAACAAGGGATTTCAGAGGGATCAAAATCTGCAGCTGCATAGAAGGGGTCATAACTTGCCATGGAAGCTGAGGCAAAGGAGCAGCAAAGAGGGGGTGAGGAAGAGGGTGTATGTGTGCCCAGAGCCTTCGTGTGTGCACCACCACCCCTCTAGGGCTCTTGGGGACCTCACAGGGATCAAGAAGCACTTCTCCAGGAAGCACGGAGAGAAGAAGTGGAAGTGCGACAAGTGCTCCAAGAGATATGCTGTTCACTCTGATTGGAAGGCCCATGTTAAGACCTGTGGAACAAGGGAGTATAGATGTGATTGTGGAACCCTCTTCTCTAG GAAGGACAGCTTCGTCACCCACAAAGCTTTTTGTGACGCCCTAGCAGAAGAGAGTGCAAAACTGCTCActaccagcagcagcagcaccaccaccaccatcaccaccaACCCGTTAATCCTCGATCAccccttcttccccttctcttcttTGGACCCTACAATATttacaaaccctaaccctaaccctaaccttaaTTACAACCCTCACCcacctcctctcctccgccctTACGCCTTCCACCTAGCAACAACcgaagccgccgccgccgccgccccccctCACCTCTCCGCCACCTCCCTACTCCAACGCGCCTCCGCCGTGGGCCCCATCATCACCGGCGCGGCCTCGTGCCACGTGGGATGCGCGGACTTCGATGCGGGGGGGCTCGCGACGTGGCATGCAGGGGACCGGCTGACGAGGGACTTCCTCGGGGTGGTCGCCGGCGAGGAGGCGCCCGGCGGAGTGCGAGACCTGCTCCCGCTGACGTGCCTGGATCTGGTCACCGCCCCGCACTACTGCGCGCAGGTGGGCGACCACACCTGCACCAACCCGGTGAGCGAGACATGGGGTAACTGCTAA
- the LOC109721612 gene encoding EPIDERMAL PATTERNING FACTOR-like protein 4 — protein sequence MGVDLRRRSHLVSAAAAALVLFIFFFFGATFGIFSLEGKAREGVVANPSPRVSEQDRWEPSGDVAARRRRRLVGPGSSPPTCRARCGRCFPCRPVHVAIQPGRSFPLEYYPEAWRCKCGNKLFMP from the exons ATGGGCGTCGACCTGCGTCGCCGGAGCCACCTCGtctccgccgctgccgccgccttagtcctcttcatcttcttcttcttcggcgcAACTTTTG ggATCTTCTCCTTGGAAGGGAAAGCTCGAGAGGGAGTAGTGGCGAACCCGAGCCCAAGGGTTTCGGAGCAGGACCGCTGGGAGCCATCAGGTGACGTggcggctcggcggcggcggcggcttgtGGGCCCGGGCTCGTCGCCGCCGACGTGTCGAGCGCGGTGCGGGCGCTGCTTCCCGTGCCGCCCTGTACACGTGGCGATCCAACCCGGTCGGAGCTTCCCCTTGGAGTACTACCCCGAAGCGTGGCGATGCAAGTGTGGTAACAAGCTCTTCATGCCctaa